The bacterium genome includes a region encoding these proteins:
- a CDS encoding arginine--tRNA ligase, whose product MKTYLSDQLKNALTSLSITFDGDIIFTRTKDVKFGHLATNIAMMLAKEQNINPRELAQQIVSNLKLNPELVTKAEIAGGGFINFFYNPNYLYTQLGIIQKNIDQFGAHTFGLSKKVNVEFVSANPTGPLSIGHGRQAVLGDVIARILSNAGYLVTREYYFNNAGVQMKKLGESVRIRYLELLGATIEFPEKHYEGEYIRDIAQAILNEHKDSWKNFDFVPFKSVAEEILFDEIKKVLKRLNIEFDVYFNEDTLYKNGNIEKLVTAFKKKQLTYEKDGALWLKTSTFDYEHGSKAENDKVILKSTGEPTYRLPDMAYHVTKFERGFDFIIDIFGADHIAEYPDVLAGLKALGYETSHVRVLIHQFVTLLKEGEILKMSKRKANYVTIDELLDTLGSDVFRYFLIMRGHNSHLNFDLELATKATMENPVFYVQNAHARICSIESKASSKGFNPSETVQANLTLLSAQEEKDIIQKLLEFPDLTHRLALVLEVHPLTTYLEELAGLYHRYQTAGKKNDALRVITSNHDLTLARLALCQATKAVIAKGLHILGVSAPAFMTREEEIDTL is encoded by the coding sequence ATGAAAACGTATCTTTCTGACCAACTAAAAAACGCTTTAACTTCTCTTTCGATTACCTTCGACGGCGACATTATTTTCACCCGTACAAAGGACGTGAAGTTCGGGCATCTGGCAACCAACATCGCCATGATGTTGGCAAAGGAACAAAATATCAATCCACGTGAACTGGCTCAACAAATTGTTTCTAATTTGAAGTTGAACCCTGAATTAGTAACTAAAGCGGAAATAGCCGGAGGCGGCTTCATCAATTTTTTTTACAATCCGAATTACCTTTACACTCAACTGGGCATCATTCAAAAAAATATCGATCAATTTGGTGCGCATACTTTTGGTCTGTCTAAAAAAGTGAATGTTGAGTTTGTCAGCGCCAACCCCACGGGTCCACTGAGCATAGGACACGGAAGGCAGGCCGTTCTCGGCGACGTGATTGCAAGAATTCTGTCCAATGCCGGTTATCTTGTCACCCGCGAGTACTATTTTAATAACGCCGGTGTGCAAATGAAAAAACTCGGTGAGTCCGTACGTATACGTTACCTGGAGCTGTTGGGTGCTACTATTGAATTTCCGGAAAAGCATTATGAAGGCGAATATATCAGAGACATTGCTCAGGCCATATTAAATGAACACAAAGACTCATGGAAGAATTTCGATTTTGTCCCGTTCAAAAGCGTTGCGGAGGAAATTCTTTTTGACGAAATTAAGAAAGTTCTCAAACGCCTTAATATTGAATTTGATGTATACTTCAACGAAGATACTCTTTACAAAAACGGAAATATTGAAAAGCTCGTAACGGCTTTTAAGAAAAAACAATTAACGTATGAAAAAGATGGGGCGCTCTGGCTTAAGACGTCAACTTTTGACTATGAACACGGCTCCAAAGCAGAAAATGATAAGGTCATATTAAAATCCACAGGCGAGCCGACGTATCGCTTGCCTGATATGGCGTATCATGTGACGAAGTTTGAGCGCGGTTTTGATTTTATTATTGATATTTTTGGAGCAGACCATATTGCAGAATATCCTGATGTTTTAGCCGGCCTCAAAGCGCTTGGATACGAAACGTCCCATGTACGTGTCTTGATTCACCAATTTGTAACTTTGCTTAAAGAAGGCGAGATTCTTAAAATGTCCAAACGCAAAGCAAATTACGTGACGATTGATGAATTGCTTGATACGCTGGGTTCTGATGTGTTTCGTTATTTTCTTATTATGCGGGGACACAATTCTCATTTGAATTTTGACCTAGAGCTTGCCACAAAAGCAACGATGGAAAACCCGGTTTTCTATGTTCAGAATGCGCACGCAAGGATTTGCTCGATAGAAAGCAAGGCCTCGTCGAAGGGATTCAATCCGTCTGAAACCGTGCAGGCAAATCTGACGTTGCTTTCTGCGCAAGAAGAAAAAGACATTATTCAAAAGCTGCTTGAATTTCCAGATCTAACGCATCGGCTGGCGCTGGTATTGGAAGTGCATCCTCTGACCACCTATTTGGAAGAATTAGCCGGGCTTTATCACCGCTATCAGACGGCAGGAAAAAAGAATGATGCTCTTCGTGTGATAACTTCTAATCATGACCTGACGCTCGCTCGCCTTGCATTGTGTCAGGCCACAAAAGCAGTTATCGCCAAGGGGCTCCATATTCTGGGTGTATCAGCTCCCGCATTCATGACACGAGAAGAGGAAATTGATACGCTTTGA
- a CDS encoding DUF4442 domain-containing protein codes for MKVHLMPEHRNKNDIQRRWDALNKIPFGKRIFDLMIKLYIPYTGSMSAHVQELRPGYAKVCLRDRRKVRNHLNSVHAVALANLAEYTGNLALVCGMPEDARFIVKNISIDYLKKARGTLTGECQAPIVSNNQKQEFSVYVTIKDSEGDVVVNGKLLTLIGPIKTDSR; via the coding sequence ATCAAGGTACACCTTATGCCGGAACACAGAAATAAAAACGATATTCAGCGTCGATGGGATGCCCTAAACAAGATTCCATTTGGTAAACGCATATTTGATCTAATGATAAAACTTTATATCCCGTACACGGGAAGTATGTCGGCGCATGTTCAGGAATTAAGGCCAGGATATGCAAAGGTCTGCCTGCGCGACCGGAGGAAGGTAAGAAATCATCTGAATTCGGTTCATGCAGTAGCGCTTGCCAATTTGGCCGAATACACCGGTAATCTGGCGCTCGTGTGCGGCATGCCGGAAGATGCGCGTTTTATTGTTAAAAATATTTCTATCGACTATTTAAAAAAAGCCCGAGGCACCTTGACGGGCGAGTGCCAGGCGCCGATAGTCTCAAATAATCAGAAACAGGAGTTTTCAGTCTACGTGACAATTAAAGATTCCGAGGGCGATGTCGTGGTCAACGGAAAACTTCTGACGCTGATTGGCCCGATTAAAACTGATTCTAGATAG
- a CDS encoding peptidylprolyl isomerase: MSTTIVLETTQGTIEVKLMPEIAPKASENFEKLVEKGYYDGIIFHRVIKNFMIQGGDPTGTGRGGQSVWGKPFEDEFSPSATFNRQGLFAMANAGPKTNGSQFFITTAPATWLNNKHTIFGEVVAGYDVVQKIENVKTNASDGPLEQQKIIKAYKK; encoded by the coding sequence ATGTCTACGACTATTGTTTTAGAAACTACGCAAGGAACTATTGAGGTCAAACTCATGCCGGAGATCGCTCCAAAGGCCAGCGAAAATTTTGAGAAGCTGGTTGAAAAAGGGTATTACGATGGAATTATTTTTCATCGGGTCATCAAAAATTTTATGATACAAGGCGGTGACCCCACTGGAACAGGACGCGGCGGACAATCGGTTTGGGGGAAACCCTTCGAGGATGAATTCAGTCCGTCGGCTACTTTTAATCGCCAAGGCTTATTTGCAATGGCCAATGCGGGACCAAAAACCAACGGAAGCCAATTTTTTATCACAACGGCACCGGCGACCTGGCTAAATAACAAACATACTATCTTCGGTGAAGTGGTCGCAGGTTATGATGTCGTGCAAAAAATTGAGAACGTAAAAACCAATGCATCTGACGGTCCGTTGGAACAACAAAAGATAATCAAAGCTTATAAAAAGTAA
- a CDS encoding PTS sugar transporter subunit IIA, protein MKLGEALNEKLIKIPLQKFEKKEIITEMIDVLTASGKIMDREKVLQAVLEREQMMSTGIGNSVAIPHGKSQGVQELVVALGITPQDVNFDALDGKPVRIVFMLVGPEKSSSVHIKMLSRISRLLNQSAFRKKLIDSKSGADVMQIIIDEEKLLEG, encoded by the coding sequence ATGAAACTTGGCGAAGCTCTAAACGAAAAATTGATCAAGATCCCGCTCCAAAAATTTGAGAAAAAGGAGATTATTACGGAAATGATCGACGTGCTTACCGCATCCGGAAAAATCATGGACCGTGAAAAGGTATTGCAGGCCGTGTTGGAACGGGAACAAATGATGAGTACCGGTATCGGTAATTCTGTTGCTATCCCTCACGGAAAATCGCAGGGCGTACAGGAATTAGTTGTTGCGCTTGGCATTACTCCGCAGGATGTTAATTTTGACGCCTTGGACGGCAAACCTGTGCGTATTGTCTTTATGCTGGTCGGGCCGGAAAAATCATCCAGCGTTCATATCAAAATGCTGTCCCGTATTTCCCGCCTTTTGAATCAATCCGCTTTCAGAAAAAAACTCATTGATTCCAAGTCCGGAGCGGACGTCATGCAGATCATTATTGATGAAGAAAAATTACTGGAAGGATAG
- a CDS encoding PspC domain-containing protein, which translates to MEENTNRTEMPHKLFKSRHDKMIDGVCGGLAEYFGMSSALVRVLFVLFGFFGGTGIVAYITAMILVPANPDHSPAHNLSEQEAHDIQNKRNVNYSLFWGIVLILLGGVLFLDVLNIFEFRRFWRHFDWDFVVPVALIAVGIFLIASRSKLRTFEDNVKEAGASSEFKRNSHDKKIWGVCSGLANYSHMDVSIIRILWVVLTFLTFPIGILAYLLIAILTSDESNNRIFGSKTVNP; encoded by the coding sequence ATGGAAGAAAATACCAACCGGACTGAAATGCCGCACAAACTATTTAAATCGCGGCACGATAAGATGATTGACGGCGTTTGCGGCGGACTAGCGGAATATTTTGGAATGAGTTCCGCTCTCGTGCGCGTACTATTTGTGCTCTTTGGCTTTTTTGGCGGCACAGGTATTGTTGCCTATATTACAGCCATGATTCTTGTTCCTGCAAATCCTGACCATTCGCCGGCTCACAATTTATCTGAACAAGAAGCTCACGATATTCAAAACAAAAGAAATGTCAATTATAGCTTATTCTGGGGTATTGTATTGATTCTTCTTGGCGGAGTCCTGTTTTTGGACGTTCTGAACATTTTCGAGTTTAGGCGATTCTGGCGTCATTTTGACTGGGATTTTGTGGTTCCCGTTGCACTGATTGCCGTCGGTATATTCCTGATCGCCTCCCGATCCAAGTTAAGAACTTTTGAAGATAATGTAAAGGAAGCCGGTGCGTCATCTGAATTCAAAAGAAACTCACATGACAAGAAAATATGGGGTGTCTGCTCAGGGTTAGCCAATTACTCGCACATGGATGTATCTATTATACGCATCCTATGGGTTGTATTGACTTTCCTCACATTTCCGATAGGAATCCTCGCGTACCTACTTATTGCGATTTTAACATCGGATGAAAGTAACAATAGGATTTTCGGATCCAAAACAGTTAATCCCTAA
- the yhbY gene encoding ribosome assembly RNA-binding protein YhbY → MLELTGKQKKYLQGLGNKIKSTVSVGKSGVSDNTFVSVNNAFNTKELIKIKIQDGCEEIKEDVAVKIERGTNAVLVQIIGRTLLFFKPNRDNPKIELP, encoded by the coding sequence ATTTTGGAGTTAACAGGAAAACAAAAAAAATATTTACAAGGGCTCGGGAACAAAATAAAATCTACGGTTTCAGTCGGGAAATCCGGCGTGTCGGATAATACTTTTGTATCTGTTAACAACGCATTTAATACGAAAGAATTGATAAAAATAAAAATTCAAGACGGTTGTGAGGAAATAAAAGAAGACGTGGCTGTGAAGATTGAACGGGGGACGAATGCTGTTCTGGTTCAGATTATCGGCAGGACGTTATTATTTTTTAAACCCAATCGCGATAATCCAAAGATCGAGCTTCCTTGA
- a CDS encoding nitronate monooxygenase has protein sequence MAIDTIFTKQAGVQFPIMCGAMYPCSNPALVAAVSEAGGLGIIQPLSLTYVHGYDYLEGLRYIRRLTKKPLALNATVEKSSKIYEDRMRKWIDIGIEEGIRFFDTSLGNPKWIVEKAHAVGGVVYHKVTERKWALKAVEAGVDGLIAVNDRAGGHAGNHDLRRLLDEIRDLGLPVICGGGIGDENDFVEALNMGYSGVMMATRFIASEECTAHADYKKAIINADEDDIVHTERVTGVPLSVIRTEYVDRVGIKAGWLARTLLKHRQLKKIMRLIYALRSLRQLKKSSLNGKMSSKDYYQAGKSVHGIHSIEKTEKIIQDFVRKALLTNS, from the coding sequence ATGGCTATCGATACTATTTTTACAAAACAGGCCGGTGTGCAGTTTCCCATTATGTGCGGAGCCATGTACCCGTGCAGTAACCCCGCACTCGTTGCCGCCGTTTCCGAAGCCGGCGGATTGGGTATTATTCAGCCTCTGTCATTGACGTACGTGCACGGTTACGATTATTTGGAAGGTCTTCGGTATATAAGACGATTAACAAAAAAGCCGCTTGCTCTGAATGCAACGGTTGAAAAATCGTCAAAGATATACGAAGACCGTATGCGGAAATGGATTGATATTGGAATCGAAGAGGGAATTCGTTTTTTTGACACGTCCCTGGGAAATCCAAAATGGATTGTTGAAAAAGCGCATGCGGTAGGGGGTGTCGTCTATCACAAGGTGACAGAACGAAAATGGGCACTGAAGGCAGTTGAAGCCGGTGTGGATGGTCTCATCGCGGTAAATGACCGTGCCGGCGGTCATGCGGGCAATCATGATCTGCGAAGGCTGTTGGACGAAATTCGCGATCTGGGACTTCCAGTGATCTGTGGCGGCGGTATAGGCGACGAAAATGATTTTGTGGAAGCTTTGAACATGGGATATTCCGGCGTGATGATGGCAACGCGATTTATTGCCTCGGAAGAATGTACGGCTCACGCCGATTATAAGAAAGCCATTATTAACGCGGATGAGGACGATATTGTTCACACGGAACGCGTTACGGGCGTTCCTTTGTCGGTGATACGTACGGAATACGTTGATAGGGTTGGAATTAAAGCGGGGTGGTTAGCGCGAACTTTGTTGAAGCACCGGCAGCTAAAAAAAATTATGCGCCTGATCTATGCGTTACGTTCACTTCGGCAACTAAAAAAATCTTCTCTGAACGGAAAAATGTCATCGAAAGATTATTATCAGGCTGGCAAAAGTGTGCACGGAATCCATTCCATAGAAAAAACAGAAAAAATTATTCAAGATTTTGTGAGAAAGGCATTGTTGACTAACAGTTGA
- a CDS encoding rhodanese-related sulfurtransferase, whose product MSTYRILLYYKFVKIENPDVFAREHLDFCNSLKLLGRIIVAPEGINGTLSGTIQQTDAYIALMRHDHRFADMEFKIDGSEGHVFKKLSVKARKEIVTFGLDTIDPNDLTGKYIEPKEFYLAMQEPEAIIIDARNDYEYDIGHFQKAIRPNVEAFKEFPEWVRKNLSELKDKKILTYCTGGIRCEKFSGFLLKEGFKDVCQLHGGIVNYSKDPDVRGRLFDGKCYVFDERMAVRANFTAEEKLISKCYYCSTITDRFVNCAHLDCHVRFFLCESCEKTHRRSCSKACEDAEHHEYVGL is encoded by the coding sequence ATGAGCACGTACCGTATTCTATTGTATTATAAATTTGTTAAAATCGAAAATCCGGATGTTTTTGCACGGGAACATTTGGATTTTTGCAATTCATTAAAACTCCTGGGACGAATTATTGTTGCTCCCGAAGGCATCAACGGAACTTTATCCGGCACGATACAGCAAACCGATGCGTACATCGCCCTGATGCGCCATGACCATCGTTTTGCAGATATGGAATTCAAAATCGATGGATCGGAGGGTCACGTTTTTAAAAAACTTTCGGTAAAAGCGCGCAAAGAAATTGTTACTTTTGGTTTGGACACGATCGACCCAAACGACCTAACCGGAAAATATATAGAGCCAAAGGAATTTTACCTGGCCATGCAGGAACCGGAAGCAATCATCATTGACGCCCGCAATGATTACGAATACGACATAGGGCATTTCCAAAAAGCTATTCGCCCAAATGTTGAGGCTTTTAAAGAATTTCCGGAGTGGGTCAGGAAGAATTTAAGTGAACTGAAAGATAAGAAAATCTTGACCTATTGTACTGGTGGAATTCGCTGTGAAAAATTTTCCGGATTTCTTTTAAAGGAAGGATTCAAAGACGTGTGCCAGCTTCACGGCGGAATTGTTAATTACTCCAAAGATCCCGACGTTAGAGGCCGGCTATTTGACGGGAAGTGTTATGTGTTTGACGAACGCATGGCCGTTCGTGCTAATTTCACAGCAGAAGAAAAATTAATTTCAAAATGTTATTACTGCAGCACCATTACAGACCGATTTGTTAATTGCGCTCACCTCGACTGCCATGTCCGCTTTTTTTTGTGTGAATCATGTGAAAAAACGCACCGCCGCTCGTGTTCAAAGGCCTGTGAAGATGCTGAGCACCATGAATACGTTGGGTTATAA
- a CDS encoding sugar kinase, with protein MSILVVGSVALDSVETPYGKVDDAVGGSATYFSASASYFSPVNLVAVVGNDYPMHEIEFLKSRNVDFAGLQVEPGETFRWAGRYNYDLNQRDTIYTHLNVFQNFKPVIPDKYKDAQFVFLGNIAPELQLSVLEQVHKPKMVALDTMNFWIEGSQKALRKVLEKVDVFIINDAEARQLAHQTNLVKAAKIIFEMGPKIIVIKKGEYGAAIVTKESHFVVPAYPLEEVFDPTGAGDTFAGGFVGYLAKTNELNEANLKRAVVYGSAMASFCVQDFSINALKQLTPEQIHERVLAFKSLSHFDEN; from the coding sequence TTGTCAATTTTAGTTGTAGGCTCGGTTGCACTTGACTCAGTGGAGACCCCATACGGTAAAGTAGATGACGCGGTGGGCGGATCAGCCACGTATTTCAGCGCATCGGCAAGCTATTTTTCACCGGTCAACCTGGTTGCGGTAGTGGGCAATGATTATCCAATGCATGAGATAGAATTCCTAAAATCACGCAACGTTGATTTTGCAGGGTTACAAGTCGAACCGGGTGAAACCTTTCGCTGGGCAGGGCGATATAATTACGATCTCAACCAGCGCGACACGATTTATACGCATCTCAATGTCTTCCAAAATTTCAAACCGGTCATCCCGGATAAATACAAGGACGCCCAATTTGTTTTCTTAGGCAATATCGCGCCTGAATTGCAGCTCAGTGTATTGGAACAGGTTCACAAGCCGAAAATGGTCGCCCTGGATACGATGAATTTCTGGATAGAAGGCAGTCAAAAGGCATTGCGAAAAGTGTTGGAAAAAGTAGATGTTTTTATCATCAATGACGCCGAGGCAAGGCAATTAGCGCATCAGACCAATTTGGTCAAAGCGGCTAAAATTATTTTTGAAATGGGCCCGAAAATTATCGTTATTAAAAAAGGCGAATACGGCGCGGCCATCGTGACTAAAGAATCACATTTTGTTGTTCCAGCTTACCCTCTCGAAGAAGTATTTGATCCAACCGGCGCCGGAGATACTTTTGCCGGTGGATTTGTCGGCTACCTCGCTAAAACTAACGAACTAAACGAAGCAAATCTGAAAAGAGCCGTTGTGTACGGAAGCGCCATGGCTTCGTTTTGCGTACAGGACTTTAGCATCAACGCCCTGAAACAATTGACGCCTGAACAAATACATGAACGTGTTTTAGCATTTAAGTCTCTTAGCCATTTTGACGAAAATTAA
- a CDS encoding polysaccharide deacetylase family protein, translated as MLQPSSTISRLSNNYGIKKTAIAMLAISVCITSAVNPLEAYGHLMQLDQDSLRITQDSVKTQVGVDTNNMVTGAIQDILLEARRTIRRGVQLPNKFINDHYVIVLDPGHGGTKYVDKGFSATLDGIEYFEKDIVWEYAQLIEKKLISEGYQGIKLTKTAANDSSLSIHTRAARARKFGTDVNKKVLFVSLHWNNFEHPSVHGTELYIKEDHNYRSRKLAEFIRGTLGQIMQMHGQGQNITGIIERDYKVLREMDTGVLIELGFASNEADLKKMLKNKNEIAGAIVQGIDAFAYYLQSLDAKDQKEDDPQKLAEDKKLASLPSIPFGWSWRKQDISQPIRDLLNQYHAIYENTEPGKNMYLTFDCGYENGYTPKILDILKSNEVKAAFFITGGYLKQAPEVVERMIKDGHIIGNHSANHLSQPQLSARDAKNEILGLERDFFDLFEKKMIYFRPPSGEFSRRSLAVASSLGYRTIFWSLAYDDWDTNLQRGKEFAYNKIVKGARDGVIVLMHAVSKDNAEAMDSIIKDLRKQGYEFKTLDDIK; from the coding sequence ATGCTCCAACCCTCTTCTACAATTAGTCGTTTATCGAACAATTATGGTATTAAAAAAACAGCCATTGCAATGCTTGCCATATCGGTATGCATAACGAGTGCGGTTAATCCGCTCGAAGCGTACGGCCATTTGATGCAATTAGATCAGGATAGCCTACGGATTACTCAGGATAGCGTTAAAACACAAGTCGGAGTGGACACGAATAATATGGTCACTGGAGCCATTCAGGATATCTTACTTGAAGCACGTAGAACTATTCGCCGCGGTGTTCAACTGCCGAATAAATTCATTAATGACCATTACGTCATCGTTTTAGATCCAGGACACGGCGGAACAAAATACGTTGATAAAGGATTTTCGGCAACGCTGGACGGCATCGAATATTTTGAAAAAGATATTGTGTGGGAATACGCACAATTAATCGAGAAAAAATTGATCAGTGAGGGTTATCAAGGCATCAAATTAACAAAAACGGCAGCCAACGATTCCTCGCTTTCTATTCACACTCGCGCCGCGCGCGCGCGAAAGTTCGGTACCGATGTAAATAAAAAGGTGTTATTTGTCAGCTTGCATTGGAATAATTTTGAACATCCGTCCGTTCACGGAACTGAGCTATACATTAAGGAAGACCATAATTACCGCAGCAGAAAACTTGCGGAATTTATTCGCGGAACGCTCGGTCAGATCATGCAGATGCACGGTCAGGGTCAAAACATCACCGGCATTATCGAACGTGACTACAAAGTACTGCGGGAAATGGATACGGGCGTCCTGATTGAATTGGGTTTTGCCAGTAATGAAGCCGACCTAAAAAAAATGCTTAAAAATAAGAATGAGATCGCCGGCGCTATCGTTCAGGGTATTGATGCATTTGCTTATTACCTTCAGTCTTTAGATGCTAAAGATCAAAAGGAAGATGACCCGCAGAAATTAGCAGAAGATAAAAAGCTGGCTTCACTGCCGAGCATTCCTTTCGGCTGGTCCTGGCGTAAACAGGATATTTCGCAACCTATCAGAGACCTGCTTAACCAATATCACGCAATCTATGAAAATACGGAACCGGGTAAGAATATGTATCTCACATTCGATTGCGGATACGAAAACGGATACACTCCCAAAATTCTCGATATTTTGAAATCAAACGAAGTTAAGGCCGCTTTTTTTATTACTGGAGGATATCTGAAGCAGGCTCCGGAAGTCGTGGAACGAATGATCAAGGATGGCCATATTATTGGAAATCATTCGGCTAATCACCTGAGTCAACCGCAGTTATCCGCCCGGGATGCTAAAAATGAAATTCTAGGACTGGAACGTGATTTTTTTGATTTGTTTGAGAAAAAAATGATCTACTTCCGTCCGCCGAGCGGTGAATTCAGCCGCCGCAGCCTCGCCGTTGCTTCATCTTTAGGCTACAGAACTATATTCTGGAGCCTGGCCTATGACGATTGGGACACGAATCTTCAACGCGGAAAAGAATTTGCTTACAACAAAATAGTAAAAGGCGCCCGTGACGGCGTCATTGTGCTTATGCATGCGGTATCCAAAGATAATGCCGAGGCAATGGATTCCATAATCAAGGATCTCAGAAAACAAGGCTACGAATTCAAAACGCTCGATGACATAAAATAA
- the ubiE gene encoding bifunctional demethylmenaquinone methyltransferase/2-methoxy-6-polyprenyl-1,4-benzoquinol methylase UbiE, whose product MSTDRVSSESSYLPSPFEKKKYVQNMFDKVASRYDFLNHFLSLGIDFYWRHQALKLINFNMNPRLLDLATGTGDIAVMAVKRGARKVVGVDLSFNMLRVGNKKIIKKDVADSIAMVCGEGENLPLPNESMDAATIAFGIRNVEDIQKTLNEMARVLTNSGVIVVLEFSKPTWPVIKQLYQFYFLYVLPRIGSMISSDKEAYHYLPHSVLNFPERGDFVNVMKQSGFTDVRVFDMSFGIVTAYCGIKL is encoded by the coding sequence TTGAGCACCGATAGAGTCAGTTCAGAATCTTCCTACCTGCCTTCGCCGTTCGAAAAGAAAAAATACGTGCAGAATATGTTCGACAAGGTCGCCTCACGTTATGATTTTCTGAATCATTTCCTTAGTTTGGGCATTGATTTTTATTGGCGTCATCAGGCGCTAAAGCTGATCAATTTTAATATGAACCCGCGCCTTCTTGACCTTGCTACCGGTACCGGTGATATCGCCGTCATGGCGGTAAAACGCGGCGCCCGAAAAGTTGTTGGAGTTGATTTATCGTTCAACATGCTTAGGGTTGGGAATAAAAAAATAATAAAAAAAGATGTGGCAGATTCTATTGCCATGGTGTGCGGCGAAGGAGAAAATTTACCCCTTCCAAACGAATCAATGGATGCAGCTACGATAGCGTTTGGTATCCGCAACGTGGAAGATATTCAAAAAACATTGAATGAAATGGCGCGTGTGCTGACCAATTCCGGAGTGATAGTCGTTCTTGAGTTTTCAAAGCCTACATGGCCGGTCATTAAGCAACTGTATCAATTCTATTTCTTGTATGTATTGCCCCGCATTGGGTCGATGATCTCATCGGATAAGGAGGCTTACCATTATTTACCTCATTCCGTGTTGAATTTTCCGGAGCGCGGCGATTTCGTAAATGTAATGAAACAATCCGGATTTACAGACGTGCGTGTATTTGATATGTCATTCGGTATCGTTACGGCTTATTGCGGAATCAAACTGTAG
- a CDS encoding cyclodeaminase/cyclohydrolase family protein → MSLITKNVSAFLNELASPSPAPGGGSVSALAGALATALIAMVSHLTIGKKKYAAVENDIKSTLDHSEKLRSKLTALIDKDTDAFNLVMSAFAMPKETDEQKTARTSAIESATKEATMVPLDVMNVCREAVDLSDYVAHNGNTNALSDAGVAALLLRAGCRGAYYNVKINLTSLKDTGFIEKIRLEAATIMDEVDTKTKAVIDHVESHLA, encoded by the coding sequence ATGTCACTTATTACAAAGAACGTGTCGGCATTTTTGAATGAATTAGCCTCCCCTTCCCCGGCTCCGGGCGGCGGCAGCGTGTCCGCATTGGCGGGTGCGTTGGCAACAGCTTTGATTGCTATGGTGAGTCATTTGACGATCGGTAAGAAAAAATACGCAGCGGTTGAAAATGATATAAAATCGACACTCGATCATTCTGAAAAATTAAGATCCAAATTAACCGCACTCATCGACAAAGACACCGACGCGTTTAATCTGGTCATGAGCGCATTTGCCATGCCCAAAGAAACGGACGAACAGAAAACGGCGCGTACATCCGCCATTGAATCGGCCACCAAAGAAGCTACGATGGTTCCACTTGACGTGATGAACGTGTGCCGCGAGGCGGTTGATCTTAGCGACTATGTGGCCCACAACGGCAACACCAATGCTCTCAGCGATGCGGGCGTCGCCGCACTTTTGCTTCGCGCAGGATGCCGTGGAGCCTACTATAATGTAAAAATTAATCTAACCTCGCTTAAAGATACAGGCTTCATCGAAAAAATAAGACTCGAAGCCGCAACGATCATGGATGAAGTTGACACAAAAACTAAAGCGGTCATTGACCACGTCGAATCCCACTTAGCCTGA